The sequence TAGGTGCATGTGATTTGCCCTCCACTAATCTCACAAAAATTACAAGTTAGTATATATAAGCAAGCTGCAGATACGTGTATTTTCTGATAAGGACAACTTTCACAACTCGTTTCGTCCCTATATGTCGgatatgcaaaaaaaaaaatctttgtcTGAGAgtgatatataatttttttttctggatGTGAGAGCAGGAgaaacataatatttataacgTTACGtgacttaggtagtgtttgcaacctctaaaaataaatgattGTGGAGATTCTTTCAACAAATCAAGAAAATCTACacaatcacttatttttagaggttgcaaatactacattaaaaatatttcaattgcAACATTGTTATCGGTCACGAATTTTGCTAATGAGACTAGAAGTTAAGAAACCAAGGTAATTAAGGaactatatatttaattataataatgattatatatatatttgttttaggGTGACCAAGCCTCAATAATTGGAGGAGTAGTGAATTACATCAATGAGCTGCAGCAAGTTCTCCGTTCCCTTGAAGCCAAGAAGCAAAGAAAAGCCTACAACGAAGTGCTGAGCCCGAGACCCTCGCCCTTAAGCCCGCGAAAACCGCCATTGAGCCCGAGATTAGGCCTCCCCATAAGCCCGAGGACCCCTCAATCAAGCAGCCCGTACAAGCCTTTGCTGCACAGTAACCAAACATACTATCTCAACTCGCCGTCTCTTCCAAGCCCCGTGGACCGATCTCCGTGTAATTCGTCGACTTCATCTATCAACGACAGTGTTAATGAACTCGTGGCAAGTTCCAAGTCAGCTATAGCTGAAGTTGAGGTTAAGTTCTCGGGCCCAAACCTGCTGCTTAGTACAATGTCCCTTCGCATCCCGGGCCAGGTGCTGAAGATCATCTCGGCCCTGGAGGATCTTGCACTGGAAATCCTCAAAGTGAGCATCAGCACAGTCGATGAAACGATGCTGAATTCTTTCACCATTAAGGTACCTAAAATCATTTAAAGCTGAAGTTTATTAAATATTCGTAACTCGCAAGGTGTCAAATTACCGTGAAAAATGTTACATGTACACATTTGAGTTACATTGGGTTACACACTAcacatgaaattacaaaattatcactccacttgatttaaaaaaaatatttccaaaatacattaaggatatttatgtaatttcaagtacaacgtgtacatgtagcatcactCTCCAAATTcccttttgaaaattaatatatattgtaAGAAGCATTAAATGATACCAAAAAAATTTGGAAATTAAaatgattaattatatatatgaatattagTTAATGTTCTGTTTGGTTTTTAGGATGACACTTGAATAAAAATGAAAGAGAACTTGGTTAGTTttcatttaaatatattaaatacatCTTAATTTGTCAAGATTGGAGAAATAGACATGACAAGTTCGAAACGGTAAACAAAAATTCTGAcaccaaaattaaatataacttCATAATCTACACTTCCCACAAGTCTTTGTCGCCTTTTAAtattaattctttttttaaaaaattattaactgTCGCTTGCTCTGGTAAAGttgaatgtgtgtgtgtgtttgcaAAAGATGTTTCTTTTTCTCAGAGCTCAAAtagattttgttttgtttttcccCCTAAACTTAGGgagtcatatatatatttaatgacCCTAAACTTAGCTTATTCTTGCATCTTTTTATGTTTTTCAGAAGCAATATTATTTGTGGACTTTTTTTATCGATTAATATATAGGGtgaaaaataatactaaaactTGTTATCTGCGAGTCGAAAAAGAGACGATCCATTTAATAAAAGTAAGCCGCGAGACGATCTCATCAGATTTTTTAtttctgaaataaaaattaGTGATATCTTgagaatttaattgtttttattgGGTCTGgatgataatttaatttttttaaaatcctaaTTGATTGCGATTCGGTGGGATTATGACTAACGATATTACATAATTTGTTCCTTATTGATGTATAGATCGGAATTGAATGCCAACTTAGCGCGGAAGAATTGGCTCATCAAATTCAACAGACTTTCTGCTAATTTCGATTTATCCTCGATCGAGATTTCTGAGCCCGAGCTAGCTAATTTTTCTATTGAAAATGCTTCAATAATACAATATTTTAGAAGTATATTCCAGTGGTAAAATTGAGCTTGGAATATATTTATTGGTGGAATTAAGGTAATATAGTGTAAGATTTTGTTtccatttaatatatatttttatttgcaaTAAAGCAATGTGGAGATGTATTAGTTAACCATAGTTGCTAGCTGGTTAGTGATTAATGACGTGTTCAGTTctagattaattaatttaatttcagtGGATGTAATGATTTAAATTCAATATCTTCTATTTGCATAGAAGTACTATATTGACAAGCTTATATTTTCTACTCGAATATCGATCGGAGtttgaatattataattttctgCAGAATATTTTGGCAGTTAATGTAAATTAACttttttgtggtaaattttgaatttatttatatatatatatatatatatatatatattaaaatcgcAATTTTTTGGGAGTGAAAAGCTACCAATATGGCAAAAAACTTACACGATGAAACAACGTACggaaatgattttattttatttttttttataaaaaagcaTACATATCACTGAGTGAAGAAACTTTTTGAATAACTTCACAAATTTGTtgagacatatatatatatatatatatatatatatatatatatatatattgagataGATGGTTATATTATAAAGACATACGACATTTTAAATGTCTGTTTCTATGCTCTTCATGAGCAACACAA comes from Henckelia pumila isolate YLH828 chromosome 4, ASM3356847v2, whole genome shotgun sequence and encodes:
- the LOC140867220 gene encoding transcription factor SPEECHLESS-like is translated as MEGESNLSDFFGESEFCEANNAASPDDIFSILEALDSGSDHQTDILSALNNDSKESFEFQTVSAVYSPSLSGFWESEAEAEAVAASPKPKRQKMMMMNAATTSSNSGEGLHRISHITVERNRRKQMNEHLSVLRSLMPCFYVKGGDQASIIGGVVNYINELQQVLRSLEAKKQRKAYNEVLSPRPSPLSPRKPPLSPRLGLPISPRTPQSSSPYKPLLHSNQTYYLNSPSLPSPVDRSPCNSSTSSINDSVNELVASSKSAIAEVEVKFSGPNLLLSTMSLRIPGQVLKIISALEDLALEILKVSISTVDETMLNSFTIKIGIECQLSAEELAHQIQQTFC